One window of Pseudacidobacterium ailaaui genomic DNA carries:
- a CDS encoding lactonase family protein: MKLRKSGRLLLAAATSLGAGLALTSCSPSNTVDYVYVAASKNNPGQINVYLADSLSGALTQIQESPYPSGGRNPVAMVTSPNGKYLYVVNKDDNNIVQFAIGTDAKIYPQQTCNTPGSAPLAIAVNQSGTFLYVVDQYSPQYPGGPVYSSSNPGPGDVVVYPLNSNQALTGCTPVTQTFVDSSNTTQTATYVPVGMNPTGVSALANGNYVYVSAQNSASSLGEVYAFNVASGGTLSNVAGSPFQAGTSPSSLIAVTSQNGTYLYVTDSLQNQLITFTILSTGALSPNPNGPTKTDTLPFNITVDPRGQYLYVANYNANDISAYAIGSNGTPSAVAGAGTYATGAGPFCVLVEPALGRFVYTANFIDNTVTGFELNPNTGALTSTQNSPYSASGQPTCAAAIPHGNHSLQNVQSTAG, encoded by the coding sequence ATGAAGTTGAGGAAATCGGGCCGGTTGCTTCTGGCCGCAGCAACGTCTCTGGGGGCGGGTCTTGCTCTTACCTCCTGCAGCCCCAGCAACACAGTGGACTACGTGTATGTGGCAGCCTCCAAGAACAATCCAGGACAGATCAACGTCTATCTGGCTGACTCTCTGTCTGGAGCACTGACGCAGATCCAGGAGTCACCCTACCCCTCTGGCGGCAGAAATCCTGTGGCCATGGTGACATCGCCGAATGGCAAGTATCTGTATGTTGTTAACAAGGACGACAACAACATTGTGCAGTTTGCCATCGGTACCGACGCCAAAATCTATCCTCAGCAGACCTGCAATACGCCGGGATCTGCTCCGCTGGCCATCGCCGTGAACCAATCCGGGACTTTCTTATACGTGGTCGACCAGTACTCGCCGCAATATCCGGGTGGACCGGTATACAGCAGCAGCAATCCTGGCCCGGGCGACGTTGTTGTCTATCCTTTGAATTCCAACCAGGCACTTACCGGCTGCACTCCGGTGACCCAGACGTTTGTGGATTCCAGCAACACCACGCAAACGGCAACCTATGTACCGGTGGGGATGAATCCAACGGGTGTTTCTGCTCTGGCCAATGGAAACTATGTCTACGTCTCGGCCCAGAATTCCGCATCCAGCCTGGGTGAAGTTTATGCCTTTAATGTGGCTTCTGGCGGAACCCTGTCGAATGTGGCCGGCAGCCCCTTCCAGGCCGGGACCTCGCCCTCTTCTCTGATTGCGGTGACGAGCCAGAACGGGACTTACCTCTATGTAACCGACAGTCTCCAGAACCAGCTCATTACCTTTACGATTCTCTCCACCGGTGCTTTGAGCCCTAACCCCAATGGTCCCACCAAGACGGACACTTTGCCGTTCAATATTACGGTGGATCCTCGTGGGCAGTATCTCTATGTCGCCAATTACAATGCCAACGACATCAGTGCATACGCAATTGGCTCCAATGGAACTCCGTCAGCGGTAGCCGGGGCAGGGACCTATGCCACCGGGGCAGGACCCTTCTGCGTGTTGGTTGAGCCAGCGTTGGGGCGTTTCGTCTACACGGCCAACTTTATTGACAACACCGTGACTGGCTTTGAGCTGAACCCAAATACCGGCGCGTTGACTTCCACGCAGAATTCGCCCTACAGCGCTAGCGGACAGCCTACCTGTGCTGCGGCCATTCCACACGGAAACCACTCTTTACAGAACGTCCAAAGCACGGCTGGGTGA
- a CDS encoding MlaD family protein produces the protein MGVLVLVALVALTALVFLMSSSTGGFLSGKLTIRSYFENSAGLKVGAPVNLEGVTIGNVKSIRIVPERKLTPVEVIMRVSRKYLPALHTDSKTSLETIGVLGDTVVDINSKFATGPEIQDGAELQTTESPNLSDVIKSSQGTIEQLNTILAKVDNLVDALNTGKGSIGKLINDPELYNRANNTLNEIQGLVDQISNGKGSIGKLIADDTLYNRANNTVGKLEKMANELDQGQGTIGKLLKDDTLYKNLRESTQNLNALLTDINAGKGSIGILAKDPRFADKLNDTVTKLDSILNRVDNGEGTIGQLMRNRSLYDHADQLMQNSNDLITAIRQNPKKYLTIRLKIF, from the coding sequence GTGGGCGTTCTGGTGCTGGTAGCGCTGGTAGCGCTCACCGCGCTTGTCTTTCTCATGTCAAGCAGTACCGGCGGCTTCCTGAGCGGGAAACTTACCATCCGGTCATACTTTGAAAATTCTGCCGGCCTGAAGGTCGGGGCGCCTGTCAATCTTGAAGGGGTCACCATCGGCAACGTGAAGAGTATCCGCATCGTTCCTGAACGCAAGCTGACGCCGGTAGAAGTGATCATGCGTGTCAGCAGAAAATATCTTCCTGCGCTGCATACCGATTCGAAAACCAGCCTGGAAACCATCGGAGTTTTGGGCGACACAGTCGTAGACATCAACAGCAAATTCGCGACAGGACCCGAAATTCAGGACGGAGCTGAGTTGCAGACCACCGAATCCCCCAACCTGAGCGATGTCATCAAGTCCAGCCAAGGGACGATTGAGCAGCTCAATACCATTCTTGCGAAAGTAGACAATCTTGTAGACGCTCTGAACACAGGCAAAGGCTCCATCGGCAAGTTGATTAACGATCCTGAACTCTACAACCGGGCCAACAATACACTGAATGAGATCCAGGGGCTGGTTGACCAGATCAGCAATGGAAAAGGCTCGATTGGCAAGCTCATCGCCGACGACACGCTCTACAACCGGGCCAACAATACTGTAGGGAAGCTGGAAAAGATGGCCAACGAGCTGGACCAGGGACAGGGCACCATTGGCAAACTGTTGAAGGACGACACTCTCTATAAAAACCTCCGCGAGTCGACCCAAAACCTGAATGCATTGCTGACTGACATTAATGCTGGCAAAGGCAGCATCGGCATTCTGGCCAAAGATCCCCGCTTTGCCGACAAGCTGAATGACACGGTCACCAAGCTGGACTCTATTCTCAATCGCGTCGATAATGGCGAGGGTACCATCGGTCAGCTTATGCGCAACCGCAGCCTATATGATCATGCCGACCAGTTAATGCAAAACAGCAATGACCTGATTACAGCTATCCGTCAAAACCCTAAGAAATATCTGACCATCCGCCTGAAGATTTTCTGA
- a CDS encoding ATP-dependent DNA helicase, which yields MSSTAPQTSALPSLYDFFAPGGILSKSSLPYEFRKGQLEMAQAVERALSEQRHLIVEAGTGTGKTLAYLLPALRMGQRVIISTGTKNLQEQLFFKDVPFLESLLGPLRVCYMKGRSNYLCRHKLYALRDQPILNGLEEIEQYRAIAEWEKTTETGDRAEINALPESSAVWSKLDARSDACLGQSCPNYERCFITEMRRRAAESDVVIVNHHLFFADLAIKQQAGHAPDAGVLPDAGAVIFDEAHELEEIASSYFGISLSNVRFEELARDVETMLRARQALSDGLKAATERVRERSRVFFAALPASMNGEGRIKFEEREEFLETRGDLYVALTNALLRLEGELERVRGVDEAPGLRRRTAEIRTQLQFLMEAHDRNTVFWLERRGGGRGREPARTTYLQATPIDVSDLLSELLFENFPSVVLTSATLTVQGGFDHIRKRLGMRDARELVVPSHFRYSDQALLYLPPEMPDPRDPQFQDEAVQRIRRVLEITQGRAFCLFTSYQQMREIYDRLLTELPYPLLLQGNAPRKALLEEFRVTPHAVLFGTSSFWQGVDVQGDALSCVIIDRLPFAVPTDPVVQARMRSIEENGGTPFFEYQVPAAVITLKQGFGRLIRSLEDRGVLVLLDPRLQKQRYGRIFLESLPPYRVTQNIMDVETFFQQKQA from the coding sequence GTGTCTTCTACTGCCCCACAAACCTCCGCTCTTCCCTCGCTCTATGACTTTTTCGCGCCGGGAGGCATTCTTTCCAAATCGAGCCTTCCTTATGAGTTCCGCAAAGGGCAACTAGAGATGGCGCAGGCCGTTGAGCGGGCTTTGTCAGAGCAGCGCCATCTCATCGTGGAAGCGGGAACAGGAACCGGGAAGACGCTGGCGTACTTACTGCCCGCATTGCGTATGGGGCAAAGGGTCATTATTTCTACCGGGACCAAAAACCTCCAGGAACAGCTCTTTTTTAAGGACGTCCCGTTTCTTGAATCGCTGCTGGGTCCGCTTCGCGTCTGCTATATGAAGGGACGCAGCAATTATCTGTGCCGCCACAAGCTTTATGCCTTACGTGACCAGCCGATCCTGAATGGTCTGGAAGAAATCGAACAGTACCGCGCCATCGCCGAATGGGAAAAAACTACAGAAACCGGAGACCGCGCGGAGATTAATGCCCTTCCGGAATCCAGTGCTGTCTGGTCAAAGCTCGATGCCCGCAGCGACGCTTGCCTGGGCCAGAGCTGTCCCAACTACGAACGCTGCTTCATCACGGAGATGCGCCGTAGGGCTGCAGAAAGCGATGTTGTCATCGTCAACCACCATCTATTTTTTGCCGACCTTGCCATCAAACAGCAGGCCGGTCACGCCCCGGATGCCGGCGTTTTGCCGGATGCAGGCGCAGTCATTTTTGACGAAGCACACGAACTGGAAGAGATTGCATCCAGCTACTTCGGAATCAGCCTCAGTAATGTTCGCTTTGAAGAGCTGGCACGCGATGTCGAGACAATGCTTCGCGCAAGGCAGGCACTCAGCGACGGACTGAAAGCTGCTACGGAAAGAGTGCGTGAGCGGTCCCGTGTTTTTTTTGCCGCATTACCAGCCAGCATGAATGGGGAAGGACGTATCAAGTTTGAAGAGCGCGAAGAATTTCTGGAAACGCGGGGTGATCTCTATGTAGCACTTACCAACGCGCTGCTCCGCCTGGAAGGCGAACTAGAGCGCGTCCGTGGAGTCGACGAGGCTCCGGGGTTGCGGCGCAGAACGGCAGAAATTCGCACGCAGTTGCAGTTCCTCATGGAAGCCCACGACCGCAACACGGTCTTCTGGCTCGAACGGCGCGGCGGAGGACGAGGACGGGAACCTGCGCGCACGACATACCTTCAGGCCACTCCCATTGATGTCTCCGACCTGTTAAGCGAACTGCTCTTTGAGAACTTTCCCAGCGTGGTGCTTACATCGGCCACGCTTACGGTACAGGGCGGCTTCGACCATATCCGCAAACGACTGGGAATGCGGGATGCGCGCGAACTCGTGGTGCCCTCCCATTTTCGATATAGTGACCAAGCCCTGCTCTATCTACCGCCCGAGATGCCCGATCCCCGCGACCCGCAGTTTCAGGATGAAGCCGTCCAGCGCATCCGCCGGGTACTTGAAATTACTCAAGGCCGCGCGTTCTGCCTCTTCACCAGCTATCAGCAGATGCGCGAGATCTATGACCGTCTCCTCACAGAACTGCCTTATCCATTGCTTCTTCAAGGGAATGCGCCGCGGAAGGCCTTGCTGGAAGAGTTCCGCGTCACACCCCATGCCGTTCTTTTTGGGACATCCAGCTTCTGGCAAGGCGTGGACGTGCAGGGAGACGCTCTAAGCTGCGTCATTATTGACCGCTTGCCCTTCGCGGTCCCAACGGACCCGGTCGTGCAGGCGCGGATGCGATCGATTGAAGAAAATGGCGGGACGCCGTTCTTTGAATATCAAGTGCCGGCTGCCGTCATTACGCTGAAACAGGGATTTGGCCGCCTCATTCGTTCCCTGGAAGACCGGGGCGTCCTTGTTCTACTGGATCCCCGCCTTCAAAAGCAGCGCTATGGCCGCATTTTTCTGGAAAGCCTGCCGCCATACCGCGTTACACAAAATATCATGGATGTGGAGACATTTTTTCAGCAGAAACAAGCGTAG
- the queD gene encoding 6-carboxytetrahydropterin synthase QueD → MYEVTVERGFSSGHYLRNYKGKCENPHGHNYKVRITLRGEELDAAGLLLDFKDLKQVMRPVIDRLDHQMLNDLDPFTEINPSAENLARYFYDETNKQLAEMTGGRVRVKDCTIYETDTTTATYYE, encoded by the coding sequence ATGTACGAAGTTACCGTGGAACGCGGGTTTTCCTCCGGACATTACCTGCGCAATTACAAAGGCAAATGCGAGAATCCGCACGGCCATAATTACAAGGTCCGCATCACGCTGCGAGGAGAGGAGCTGGATGCCGCTGGCCTTTTGCTGGACTTTAAAGACCTTAAACAGGTGATGCGTCCCGTCATTGACCGCCTGGACCACCAGATGCTCAATGACCTTGATCCATTTACGGAAATCAATCCATCTGCCGAGAACCTCGCGCGCTACTTCTACGATGAAACTAACAAGCAACTGGCAGAGATGACTGGTGGACGTGTTCGCGTGAAAGACTGCACCATCTATGAAACCGACACCACTACGGCCACCTACTACGAGTAA
- the acpS gene encoding holo-ACP synthase, which translates to MLLGTGIDIVEIERISHSIARYGDRFLNKVFTPGEISYCRRKKNAAESFAARFAAKEAGAKALGTGIQYGVTWKELEVRREPGQRPTLHFAGRALEIAQRLGVRHTSLSISHTGSLAMASVLLEGD; encoded by the coding sequence ATGCTGTTGGGCACAGGGATTGACATTGTGGAAATTGAGCGGATTTCGCATTCGATTGCGCGATATGGCGACCGCTTTCTGAACAAAGTCTTCACTCCGGGTGAAATCAGCTACTGCCGGAGAAAGAAAAATGCAGCGGAGAGTTTTGCTGCGCGTTTTGCCGCCAAAGAAGCGGGCGCAAAGGCCCTGGGTACCGGCATCCAATACGGGGTCACCTGGAAAGAGCTGGAAGTCAGGCGCGAGCCGGGGCAACGCCCTACACTGCACTTTGCTGGAAGGGCGCTGGAAATTGCACAGCGGCTCGGAGTACGCCACACTTCACTTTCGATTTCGCATACCGGGTCGCTGGCCATGGCTTCGGTGCTGCTGGAAGGAGATTAA
- a CDS encoding MFS transporter, with amino-acid sequence MKNKGQTKPEKPAANRDFSHAWRALRHRNFRLFFGGQSISLIGTWMTRIATSWLVYRLTKSSLLLGTVSFAGQIPTFLFAPFAGVLVDRADRRKVLIWTQALAMVQSLALAGLTLTHIITIHEVLLLSVFQGLINAFDMPGRQAFMVQMVEDRADLSNAIAINSSMVNLARLVGPSLAGLVIAATNEGWCFLMDGVSYIAVIASLLMMRVRQGDERPGATSMIEQLKEGWVYVSGSVPVRTILLLFALVSLMGMPFVVLMPVFAAQVLHGGPHTLGFLMGALGVGALISALSLVVRKSVRGLSKMVPLAALIFGLGLIAFGFSTRQWLSLLLMLVTGFGMMQGMTASNTIIQTLVPEDKRGRVMSYYTIAFVGMAPFGSLLAGGLAHAIGAQRTVIVSGIACIAGALWFWAHLKDVREEMRPIYEQLGILQPRMPAVVEEEVNS; translated from the coding sequence ATGAAAAACAAGGGACAGACAAAACCAGAGAAACCAGCGGCAAATAGGGATTTTTCTCACGCCTGGCGCGCATTACGGCACCGTAACTTTCGCCTCTTTTTTGGCGGGCAGAGCATTTCGCTGATTGGTACCTGGATGACGCGGATTGCGACTTCCTGGCTGGTCTATCGCCTTACGAAGTCATCACTGCTGCTAGGCACGGTCAGCTTTGCCGGACAGATACCAACCTTTCTGTTCGCCCCATTTGCAGGTGTTCTGGTAGACCGCGCAGACCGCCGCAAGGTGCTGATCTGGACACAGGCGCTGGCGATGGTGCAATCGCTGGCGCTGGCTGGATTGACGCTGACGCACATCATCACGATCCATGAGGTGTTGCTGCTGAGTGTCTTTCAAGGGCTGATTAATGCCTTTGACATGCCTGGCAGGCAGGCCTTCATGGTCCAAATGGTCGAGGACCGCGCAGACCTATCCAACGCCATTGCCATTAACTCTTCGATGGTCAACCTGGCGCGTCTGGTGGGGCCTTCGCTGGCAGGTCTGGTCATTGCTGCCACCAATGAAGGCTGGTGCTTCCTGATGGATGGTGTGAGCTATATTGCGGTGATCGCCTCGCTGTTGATGATGCGGGTCAGACAGGGAGATGAGAGGCCTGGTGCAACCTCCATGATCGAACAACTCAAAGAAGGCTGGGTCTATGTCTCCGGTTCTGTGCCCGTTCGCACAATTCTCTTGCTTTTTGCCCTGGTCAGTCTGATGGGGATGCCTTTTGTCGTGCTGATGCCGGTATTTGCTGCGCAGGTGCTTCATGGAGGGCCGCATACACTGGGTTTTCTGATGGGGGCATTGGGAGTAGGGGCCCTGATATCGGCACTTTCGCTTGTGGTCCGCAAATCAGTACGTGGGCTTTCCAAAATGGTCCCGCTGGCGGCCTTGATTTTTGGCCTGGGGCTGATTGCTTTTGGATTTTCCACCCGCCAATGGCTTTCCCTGCTGTTGATGCTGGTCACCGGCTTTGGCATGATGCAGGGAATGACGGCCAGCAATACGATCATCCAGACGCTCGTTCCGGAGGACAAACGAGGCCGTGTTATGAGCTATTACACCATCGCTTTTGTGGGTATGGCCCCCTTCGGCAGCCTGTTGGCCGGTGGGCTGGCCCACGCAATTGGCGCGCAGCGTACCGTCATTGTAAGTGGAATTGCCTGTATCGCCGGTGCCCTTTGGTTTTGGGCCCACCTAAAAGACGTGCGGGAAGAGATGCGGCCGATCTATGAACAACTCGGTATCCTTCAACCGCGGATGCCGGCAGTCGTAGAAGAAGAAGTCAACAGTTGA
- a CDS encoding thymidine kinase yields MSAVPFPGRIEVITGPMFSGKSEELIRRIRRAKIARQRVICFKPDIDLRYHKTAIASHSAQTHDACVVPSVDHLREALFPKLDEVDVLGIDEAQFFDESLVHLALEMVHRGKRIIIAGLDTTYAGEPFRPIPDLMAVADEVLKLSAVCMVCGAPAIHTQRLGESRELVVVGAVGLYEARCRTHFEPFTGSEQLELPTQPSSLGISS; encoded by the coding sequence ATGAGCGCAGTCCCCTTTCCAGGACGTATCGAGGTCATCACCGGACCGATGTTTTCCGGTAAATCTGAGGAACTGATTCGACGGATTCGCCGAGCAAAGATTGCGCGGCAGCGCGTGATTTGCTTCAAGCCGGACATTGACCTGCGCTATCACAAAACTGCAATTGCTTCCCATAGCGCCCAGACCCATGATGCCTGCGTGGTTCCGAGTGTGGACCATTTGCGCGAGGCGCTATTTCCAAAACTTGATGAAGTGGATGTCCTGGGCATCGATGAAGCCCAGTTTTTTGATGAAAGCCTGGTGCATCTCGCGCTCGAGATGGTGCATCGGGGAAAGCGCATCATCATTGCCGGTCTGGACACGACCTACGCCGGTGAACCGTTCCGACCGATTCCCGACCTGATGGCGGTGGCCGACGAGGTGTTGAAGCTTTCTGCTGTTTGTATGGTGTGCGGAGCGCCGGCGATCCACACGCAAAGGCTTGGTGAAAGCCGTGAACTCGTCGTTGTAGGGGCCGTCGGTTTATATGAAGCACGGTGCAGGACGCATTTTGAACCTTTTACCGGGTCAGAACAGTTGGAACTGCCCACGCAGCCGTCTTCACTCGGCATTTCGTCATAA
- a CDS encoding radical SAM protein has protein sequence MYLIEIYKSVQGESSHAGRPCIFVRLAGCNLRCSWCDSEYTFNGGHKLSEEQILTEIEKLAPVRLIEFTGGEPLLQERELVPLMQRLLVLGYELMMETSGERPLDRVPPAVHKIVDVKCPASGESGSFRASNLEFLTQRDEVKFVIANREDYEFARDFIRRHALEARVGSVLLSPAFHKLPSTARSTENCLLDPRELVEWMLADGLEARLSLQIHKFIWEPQKKGV, from the coding sequence GTGTATCTGATTGAAATCTATAAGTCTGTACAGGGCGAGTCCAGCCATGCAGGACGCCCCTGTATCTTTGTTCGACTGGCAGGCTGCAATCTGCGTTGTTCGTGGTGCGATTCAGAATATACCTTCAACGGGGGCCATAAGCTGTCTGAGGAACAAATCCTCACTGAGATAGAAAAACTTGCCCCCGTGCGTCTGATTGAATTCACCGGCGGCGAACCTCTGCTGCAGGAACGTGAGCTTGTGCCGCTGATGCAGCGTCTGTTGGTGCTTGGCTATGAGCTGATGATGGAAACAAGCGGAGAGCGGCCGCTGGACCGGGTCCCGCCCGCTGTCCACAAAATCGTGGATGTCAAATGTCCAGCCTCTGGGGAAAGCGGCAGTTTTCGCGCCAGCAACCTGGAGTTCCTGACCCAAAGAGACGAGGTCAAGTTTGTCATCGCCAATCGTGAAGACTATGAATTTGCACGGGACTTCATCCGCCGTCATGCACTGGAGGCCCGGGTTGGCAGTGTGCTTCTCTCCCCTGCGTTCCACAAGCTTCCGTCTACAGCCCGCAGTACTGAGAACTGCCTGCTTGATCCGCGCGAACTTGTGGAATGGATGCTGGCCGATGGTCTGGAGGCGAGATTAAGCCTGCAGATTCACAAATTCATCTGGGAGCCGCAGAAAAAAGGAGTGTAA
- a CDS encoding M13 family metallopeptidase — MQQIRIASVLLLSAGLAMAQSISGTNSGSSAPVAPKTPHSFDLSAIDTSADPCTDFYQYACGNWRKNNPIPSDQVRWGRFNELAEYNRYLLYTDLKKAADNPQSPLQHKYGDFFAACMNTDLADKLGDKPILPVLKKIDSLSDKKQLGPLLAELQTQDGIHAFMGFGVEQDQKDSTKQIASTSQGGLSLPDRDYYLEDNDRMAKIRSQYHDYIVQLFKLAGDSDSQAQAEAQNVLDIETALAKGSLPRVELRNPDNVYHIMKVTELDTLTPNFDWSGYIAGLNAPHFDTLNVATPGYFKALNEVLDGQSLESIKSYLRFHVINGMAPWLSRDFDDANFNFFQKTLQGQVEQTARWKRCTMLTDRAMGEAVGQDWVKENFPPSAKQNMEKLVEALKKALDEDIQSLPWMSPETKKQAEEKLAAFRQKIGYPEKWRDYSKLEVKRDDLVGNVERAAAFQWDWEIHHLGKPVDEKEWGMTPPTVNAYYDPSMNDINFPAGILQPPFFDNSKDPAVNFGAIGVVIGHEMTHGFDDEGSKYDAKGNVKNWWAPEDKKAFDERTECEVKEYDGFEPVPGTHLNGKLTLGENTADNGGIRIAYQALMSTLAEEQKSPETKIDGYTAPQRFFISYAQIWCENRTEQAQRVSAKVDPHSPGMYRVNGVVRNFDEFGKAFGCHQGQPMMPDNPCRVW; from the coding sequence ATGCAACAGATTCGTATTGCCTCGGTACTGCTGCTGAGTGCTGGATTGGCCATGGCGCAAAGCATCAGCGGAACAAACTCGGGAAGCTCAGCTCCCGTTGCTCCGAAAACCCCTCACAGCTTCGACCTTTCGGCCATCGATACCTCCGCTGACCCCTGCACCGACTTCTACCAGTATGCTTGCGGAAACTGGCGTAAAAATAATCCCATCCCATCGGACCAGGTGCGCTGGGGGCGATTTAATGAGCTGGCCGAATATAACCGCTATCTTCTCTACACCGACCTTAAAAAGGCCGCAGACAACCCGCAATCTCCTCTCCAGCACAAATACGGTGATTTCTTTGCTGCTTGCATGAATACGGACCTCGCAGACAAACTGGGAGACAAGCCGATTCTTCCGGTCCTGAAAAAGATCGATTCCCTCAGTGACAAAAAACAGCTCGGCCCCCTGCTGGCTGAGTTGCAGACCCAGGACGGAATCCATGCATTCATGGGCTTTGGCGTGGAGCAGGACCAGAAGGATTCAACCAAACAGATCGCCAGCACCTCCCAGGGAGGCCTCTCGCTTCCGGACCGCGATTACTATCTGGAAGACAATGATCGCATGGCGAAGATCCGCAGCCAGTATCACGATTACATTGTGCAGCTTTTCAAGCTTGCCGGAGATTCCGACAGTCAGGCCCAGGCAGAGGCCCAAAATGTACTGGACATTGAAACGGCTTTGGCCAAAGGGTCGCTTCCTCGGGTCGAGTTGCGCAATCCAGACAATGTCTATCACATCATGAAGGTCACCGAGCTGGATACGCTCACCCCCAACTTTGACTGGTCGGGTTACATTGCCGGACTGAATGCGCCGCACTTTGACACGTTGAACGTAGCCACCCCCGGCTACTTCAAGGCACTCAACGAGGTCCTTGACGGACAAAGCCTGGAAAGTATCAAAAGCTACCTGCGGTTCCACGTCATCAATGGCATGGCCCCCTGGCTATCGCGAGATTTTGATGATGCCAATTTCAACTTCTTCCAGAAGACGCTGCAAGGACAGGTTGAACAAACCGCCCGCTGGAAGCGCTGCACCATGCTGACCGACCGCGCCATGGGTGAGGCCGTAGGTCAGGACTGGGTCAAGGAAAACTTTCCTCCTTCCGCAAAGCAGAACATGGAAAAACTGGTGGAGGCGCTCAAAAAAGCGCTGGATGAAGACATCCAGTCCCTGCCCTGGATGAGCCCAGAGACCAAAAAGCAGGCAGAGGAAAAGCTAGCGGCCTTCCGGCAGAAGATCGGCTACCCGGAAAAGTGGCGGGACTATTCCAAACTAGAAGTAAAACGGGATGACCTGGTTGGCAATGTAGAGCGTGCCGCTGCCTTTCAATGGGATTGGGAAATCCATCATCTTGGCAAACCAGTGGACGAAAAAGAGTGGGGAATGACTCCACCTACGGTCAACGCTTACTATGATCCGTCCATGAACGACATCAACTTCCCTGCCGGAATCCTTCAGCCACCATTCTTTGACAATAGTAAGGACCCTGCTGTGAACTTTGGCGCAATCGGTGTCGTGATTGGACACGAAATGACGCATGGCTTCGATGATGAGGGCAGTAAATATGATGCCAAAGGAAATGTGAAGAACTGGTGGGCACCCGAAGACAAGAAGGCCTTTGACGAGCGCACGGAATGCGAAGTGAAAGAATATGACGGCTTTGAACCTGTTCCGGGAACGCACCTCAACGGCAAACTGACCCTGGGTGAAAACACGGCCGACAACGGCGGTATCCGGATCGCATATCAGGCGCTGATGAGCACTCTGGCCGAGGAGCAAAAGAGCCCGGAAACGAAAATCGACGGCTATACCGCGCCACAGAGGTTCTTCATCTCCTATGCGCAGATCTGGTGCGAAAACCGGACCGAGCAGGCCCAGCGGGTTTCCGCAAAGGTAGACCCACATTCCCCCGGTATGTATCGCGTCAATGGCGTGGTACGTAACTTTGACGAATTCGGCAAGGCATTTGGCTGCCATCAGGGCCAACCCATGATGCCGGACAATCCGTGCCGCGTATGGTGA
- the kdsA gene encoding 3-deoxy-8-phosphooctulonate synthase: MNVSREFEIGAVHVGAGKLFLIAGPCVIESEAHARKMAEAIQRVTSDLGVPYIFKASYDKANRTSVTSFRGPGLVEGTAILRRLAESTGLPVLTDVHEPGHCEIAAEGADVLQIPAFLCRQTDLLLAAGRTGRAVNVKKGQFVAPWDMKHAVEKLAATGNSRVFLTERGASFGYNNLVVDMRSLPIMRRFAPVVFDGTHSVQTPSAANGVSGGQPEFIPVLTRAAVAAGVDGVFLEVHDNPKEAKSDGANALALKDLRPVLESLLAVHEAVRTKGVLP; this comes from the coding sequence ATGAATGTGAGTCGTGAATTTGAAATTGGTGCTGTCCACGTGGGCGCCGGAAAGCTCTTTTTAATTGCCGGTCCTTGCGTCATCGAAAGTGAAGCCCATGCGCGCAAAATGGCGGAAGCGATCCAGCGCGTAACTTCAGATCTGGGCGTTCCCTATATCTTCAAGGCCTCGTATGACAAGGCCAACCGAACATCGGTCACCAGCTTTCGCGGGCCTGGCCTGGTCGAGGGCACGGCCATTTTGCGCCGTCTGGCAGAAAGCACCGGACTGCCGGTGCTCACCGATGTACATGAGCCGGGACACTGCGAGATTGCCGCCGAAGGCGCCGATGTCCTGCAGATTCCTGCCTTTCTCTGCCGACAGACAGACCTGTTGCTTGCGGCCGGACGGACGGGGCGTGCAGTCAACGTAAAAAAGGGCCAGTTTGTGGCGCCCTGGGACATGAAACATGCTGTTGAAAAACTAGCCGCTACCGGAAACTCCCGCGTATTTCTGACGGAAAGAGGCGCCAGCTTTGGATACAACAATCTTGTTGTGGACATGCGCTCCCTTCCCATCATGCGCCGGTTTGCTCCAGTTGTCTTCGATGGAACACATTCTGTGCAAACGCCCTCGGCTGCCAATGGAGTTTCCGGCGGCCAGCCTGAATTCATTCCGGTCTTGACGCGCGCTGCAGTCGCTGCCGGCGTGGATGGTGTTTTTCTTGAGGTCCACGACAATCCAAAAGAGGCCAAGTCTGATGGAGCCAATGCCTTGGCCCTCAAGGACCTTCGGCCTGTCCTCGAAAGCCTCCTCGCAGTTCATGAGGCCGTCCGCACAAAGGGGGTACTGCCATGA